One window from the genome of Fulvivirga lutea encodes:
- a CDS encoding MFS transporter, protein MSEISINSEKPRLNFWQIWNMSFGFLGIQFGFALQNANVSRIFETLGADEGNLAILWLAAPVTGLLVQPLIGYYSDRTWHPKWGRRRPFFAVGAVLASIALIIMPNSSVLWMAAGTLWLMDASINISMEPFRAFVGDMLPPDQRTKGFAMQSFFIGIGAVVASFLPWIFTNLIGLSNTAPHGEIPPSVKWSFYVGAAAFFLAVMWTVFSTKEYPPEEEEDDLFNQPIIIKYPPSTYLSIGIGILILTAAIGYWFYFAQLDKKLFVLCGILGIFGLAYTVSALFMYKDKYRNGFVQIVRDFQNMPKTMIQLAFVQFFSWFALFAMWIYTTSAVTSHIYKATDTVSTLYNDGADYVGILFGIYNGTSALAALLLPILARYTSRRVTHMISLVVGGSGLLSFYFIQDPTLLIISMLGVGIAWASILSVPYAMLSSSIPSEKMGYYMGIFNFFIVIPQIVAASILGFLLTTFFENQSIFALIIGGSSMIFAGFLSLLVDDKDEVHIEQNAA, encoded by the coding sequence ATGAGTGAAATATCAATAAATTCAGAAAAGCCCAGACTAAACTTTTGGCAGATATGGAATATGAGCTTTGGGTTTCTAGGTATCCAATTCGGATTTGCCTTACAAAATGCCAATGTAAGCCGTATTTTCGAAACGCTAGGCGCTGATGAAGGCAATTTAGCCATTCTTTGGTTAGCAGCTCCGGTTACAGGCTTATTAGTCCAGCCGCTTATTGGTTATTACAGTGATAGAACATGGCACCCAAAATGGGGACGAAGAAGGCCATTCTTTGCTGTTGGTGCCGTTCTTGCCTCTATTGCTTTAATCATCATGCCCAACTCATCTGTCCTCTGGATGGCGGCAGGCACACTCTGGTTAATGGATGCTTCCATCAATATTTCAATGGAACCTTTTAGAGCTTTTGTGGGCGATATGTTGCCACCTGATCAGCGTACCAAAGGTTTTGCCATGCAAAGCTTCTTTATTGGAATTGGTGCCGTTGTAGCATCTTTCTTACCATGGATTTTTACCAACCTCATAGGTTTGAGTAACACAGCTCCTCATGGCGAAATTCCTCCTTCCGTTAAGTGGTCATTCTATGTGGGTGCTGCTGCCTTCTTTTTAGCGGTTATGTGGACAGTTTTTTCAACAAAGGAATATCCACCCGAGGAAGAGGAAGATGACCTGTTCAATCAACCAATTATCATTAAATACCCACCCAGTACGTACCTTTCAATTGGTATCGGAATTCTGATTCTAACTGCAGCCATAGGCTACTGGTTTTATTTTGCGCAGTTAGATAAGAAGTTATTCGTTTTGTGTGGTATTCTTGGAATTTTTGGTCTTGCCTATACTGTTTCTGCGCTTTTCATGTATAAGGATAAATATAGAAATGGCTTTGTACAGATTGTAAGAGACTTTCAAAACATGCCAAAAACAATGATACAATTGGCATTTGTGCAATTCTTTTCCTGGTTTGCTCTATTTGCTATGTGGATATATACAACTTCTGCAGTAACAAGTCATATTTATAAAGCCACGGATACTGTATCTACCTTGTATAATGACGGTGCTGACTATGTGGGAATATTATTTGGAATTTATAATGGAACATCTGCCCTGGCCGCTCTGCTTCTTCCAATATTAGCTAGGTACACCAGTAGAAGAGTTACACATATGATTTCATTGGTTGTAGGTGGATCAGGATTATTATCGTTCTATTTTATTCAGGATCCTACCCTATTAATAATTTCCATGTTGGGTGTAGGTATTGCCTGGGCAAGTATCTTGTCAGTGCCTTATGCCATGCTATCATCATCTATTCCATCTGAGAAAATGGGTTATTACATGGGCATATTCAACTTCTTTATCGTTATTCCACAAATTGTAGCTGCCAGTATTCTTGGCTTCTTATTAACTACATTCTTTGAAAACCAGTCCATCTTTGCACTAATTATTGGTGGTTCTTCAATGATATTCGCAGGATTTTTAAGCTTGCTAGTGGATGATAAAGATGAGGTTCATATAGAACAAAATGCAGCTTAG
- a CDS encoding alpha-amylase family glycosyl hydrolase → MKHKILVAALLTAIVFGCEPKKSTEEVTTEESTLKFPEKAKGMNIYEVNVRQYTKEGTIKAFQSHLPRLKEMGVDILWIMPVQPISEKNRKGPLGSYYSIQDYTAVNPNFGTEADFKDMVDEAHKMGMYVILDWVANHTGFDHAWVEKEGYHNTDSLGNVTWPAGTDWTDVADLNYDNQEMRQEMITEMDWWLTEMDIDGFRCDVAGEVPQDFWTAAIDSLEQTKDIFMLAEWDEPWLHEAGFHMTYAWGPHHWMNETAKGHIDVDSLESLIKGDIERYGNNDFRMMFTTNHDENSWNGTVFERFGEGHLAWAVWAFTVRGMPLIYSGQEAGLSKRLRFFDKDTISFDSIPYEKFYTKLLELKHTNAALHNGQWGGNPEFIDDGNNNVSSFIREYQGNKVAVIVNLSGEKQSIHLQSIANNSELNDWMTGKSVILNEDKSTELNAYEYLVLVLK, encoded by the coding sequence ATGAAACACAAAATCCTTGTAGCAGCGTTACTAACTGCTATAGTCTTCGGGTGTGAGCCAAAAAAGTCAACTGAAGAAGTTACTACCGAAGAAAGTACCCTAAAATTTCCAGAAAAGGCCAAGGGGATGAACATCTATGAGGTGAATGTACGACAGTATACTAAAGAAGGTACAATCAAAGCATTTCAATCTCACTTACCGAGGCTTAAAGAAATGGGGGTTGATATTCTTTGGATTATGCCTGTCCAGCCTATTAGCGAGAAAAATCGAAAAGGTCCTCTTGGTAGTTACTATTCCATTCAGGATTACACTGCCGTTAACCCAAACTTTGGTACAGAGGCTGATTTTAAGGATATGGTAGATGAAGCCCACAAAATGGGCATGTATGTAATATTAGATTGGGTAGCTAATCACACAGGCTTCGATCATGCCTGGGTTGAAAAAGAAGGTTATCATAATACCGATTCGCTGGGTAATGTTACCTGGCCTGCAGGCACCGACTGGACGGATGTGGCTGACTTGAATTACGATAATCAGGAAATGAGGCAAGAAATGATTACCGAAATGGATTGGTGGCTGACTGAAATGGATATTGATGGTTTTAGATGCGATGTTGCTGGTGAGGTACCACAAGATTTTTGGACAGCAGCTATCGATTCTCTCGAACAAACTAAGGATATTTTTATGCTTGCCGAGTGGGATGAGCCCTGGCTGCATGAGGCGGGATTCCACATGACTTACGCCTGGGGGCCGCACCACTGGATGAATGAAACAGCCAAAGGTCATATAGATGTAGATTCATTAGAATCATTAATAAAAGGCGATATTGAAAGATATGGCAATAACGATTTTAGAATGATGTTTACAACTAATCATGATGAAAATTCATGGAATGGAACAGTATTCGAGCGTTTTGGAGAAGGACACTTAGCATGGGCAGTGTGGGCCTTCACAGTGCGTGGTATGCCTTTGATTTATAGTGGGCAAGAAGCCGGCTTGAGTAAACGTCTGAGATTCTTTGATAAAGACACTATTTCATTTGACAGCATTCCTTACGAAAAATTCTACACGAAACTGCTCGAGCTAAAACATACCAATGCTGCATTGCATAATGGACAATGGGGAGGCAACCCTGAATTTATTGATGACGGCAATAATAATGTCTCGAGTTTTATTCGTGAATATCAAGGTAACAAAGTTGCAGTGATAGTAAATTTATCAGGTGAGAAACAATCCATTCATCTACAATCAATAGCCAATAATAGTGAGCTTAACGATTGGATGACGGGTAAAAGTGTGATCTTAAATGAAGACAAAAGCACAGAACTCAATGCCTATGAATACCTGGTACTAGTGTTGAAATAA
- a CDS encoding glycoside hydrolase family 31 protein produces MIDTPISTRNKTNNSLGNLKEYKTSEGLLECVLDNAFVNISVYSDSVIKTHISFDGHWDHNPYSVIQSPLNRELTISDENGCIELHTSKIVLTINKSPFRLTFKTSDGKVINEDDQAFGTASIGEQITTYKKLQNGERFIGLGEKTGPLDRRGSGYQHWNTDHFGYGPESDPLYCSTPFYIGLHNGLSYGVYLDNSHKSHFNFGASNDRFSSFSVDSGDMCYYFIYNDNVQGILKSYSELTGFMPLPPIWSIGYQQCRYSYYPDKQVSRLAETFRDKEIPADVIVLDIHYMEKYKIFTWDGEKFPNPKALVGHLKSLGFHVVVMCDPGIKIEEGYEAYQSGIENDVFIKYPDGSNYSGSVWPGLCHFPDFTKDKTRHWWGEQLKSYTEIGVDGFWNDMNEIATWGQMLPELIEFDFQGDKATARKGRNIYGFQMSRATYEGTKNNLNGLRPFNLTRAGFSGIQRYAAVWTGDNVANDEHMLVGVRLVNSMGLAGIAFAGYDVGGFVGNANEALFARWVQIGAFSPFFRGHSMINSRDSEPWSYGEQVEEISKNYITLRYKLMPYLYSSFYEATQTGLPVSRSLAIDYTFDNKVYDHEYQNQYLFGQSILVAPVESNKHLTKVYLPEGEWYDFLTDKKHQGNSEIIAECGIENLPVYVRASAIIPVTPQAKTNTQNLGNVLELHIYKGSENNSFVYYEDDGESFAHEAGSYYKRVIKYVADKNQVIISEVDGAYDSKIKNLHICFHGFKGINECTINKSGVNAEHHSYRFTNPISNFDPIDSEVCDGLKIEQIATIKTKNLGSEIVISW; encoded by the coding sequence ATGATAGATACACCTATTTCCACTCGAAATAAAACCAATAATTCTCTCGGGAATTTAAAAGAATATAAGACCTCTGAAGGCTTGTTAGAATGTGTGCTTGACAATGCCTTTGTCAACATATCTGTATATAGTGATAGCGTAATTAAAACGCATATAAGCTTTGATGGTCATTGGGATCATAATCCGTACAGTGTTATTCAAAGTCCATTGAACCGTGAACTCACAATTAGTGATGAAAACGGTTGCATTGAATTACACACATCTAAAATCGTTCTAACTATTAACAAATCTCCTTTCAGGTTAACATTTAAAACTTCTGATGGAAAAGTAATTAATGAGGATGATCAAGCTTTTGGGACAGCTTCAATAGGTGAGCAAATAACTACCTATAAAAAATTACAAAATGGTGAACGCTTCATAGGATTAGGAGAAAAAACCGGTCCTTTAGATAGAAGAGGGTCAGGTTATCAGCACTGGAATACAGATCATTTTGGCTACGGCCCTGAAAGTGATCCATTGTATTGCTCCACTCCATTTTACATAGGCCTTCATAACGGTCTTTCGTATGGGGTATATCTGGATAACTCGCACAAGTCTCATTTCAATTTCGGGGCATCTAATGACCGTTTCAGCAGCTTTTCAGTTGATTCTGGTGACATGTGCTACTACTTCATTTATAATGATAACGTACAAGGAATATTAAAATCTTATTCAGAATTAACCGGGTTTATGCCACTTCCTCCTATCTGGAGTATAGGTTATCAGCAGTGCCGGTACAGCTATTATCCTGATAAGCAAGTATCCAGATTGGCCGAGACGTTTCGCGACAAAGAAATTCCAGCTGATGTTATTGTTTTGGACATCCATTACATGGAGAAGTACAAAATATTTACCTGGGATGGTGAAAAATTCCCAAATCCAAAGGCGCTGGTTGGCCATTTAAAGTCTTTAGGCTTCCATGTGGTGGTAATGTGCGATCCCGGAATTAAAATTGAAGAGGGTTATGAGGCATATCAAAGTGGTATCGAAAACGATGTTTTCATAAAATATCCTGATGGTTCTAACTATTCAGGTTCCGTTTGGCCTGGATTGTGCCATTTCCCGGATTTTACAAAAGATAAAACAAGGCACTGGTGGGGTGAGCAACTGAAGTCTTACACAGAAATTGGAGTGGATGGTTTCTGGAACGACATGAATGAAATAGCCACCTGGGGTCAGATGTTACCCGAACTTATTGAGTTTGATTTTCAAGGTGATAAAGCCACTGCTCGAAAAGGGAGAAATATCTATGGCTTTCAAATGAGTAGAGCTACTTATGAAGGCACGAAAAACAACCTTAATGGATTAAGACCTTTTAACCTGACAAGGGCAGGCTTTTCAGGTATACAAAGATATGCTGCCGTTTGGACAGGCGATAACGTAGCCAACGATGAACATATGTTGGTTGGTGTACGATTGGTGAATAGCATGGGACTTGCTGGAATTGCCTTTGCCGGGTACGATGTAGGTGGGTTTGTGGGTAATGCAAATGAAGCATTATTTGCGAGATGGGTTCAAATTGGTGCCTTCTCCCCTTTCTTTAGAGGTCATTCCATGATCAACAGCAGGGATTCAGAGCCGTGGTCTTACGGAGAACAAGTGGAAGAAATTTCTAAGAATTACATCACACTCAGATACAAGTTAATGCCTTATCTGTACTCTTCATTTTATGAGGCTACACAAACCGGTTTACCAGTATCTAGAAGTTTGGCTATTGACTACACTTTTGATAACAAAGTTTATGACCACGAATATCAAAATCAGTATTTGTTTGGTCAAAGTATATTGGTTGCCCCTGTAGAAAGTAATAAACATTTGACAAAAGTTTATTTACCTGAAGGCGAATGGTACGATTTTCTAACTGACAAAAAACACCAGGGAAATAGCGAAATTATAGCGGAATGTGGCATTGAGAATTTACCTGTATATGTCAGGGCTTCGGCTATTATTCCTGTTACGCCTCAAGCCAAAACAAATACTCAGAATTTAGGCAATGTATTAGAACTTCATATTTACAAGGGTTCAGAGAACAACTCTTTCGTTTATTACGAAGATGATGGTGAAAGCTTTGCGCATGAAGCAGGAAGCTACTACAAAAGAGTTATAAAATACGTAGCAGATAAAAATCAAGTGATTATTAGTGAAGTAGATGGTGCTTACGATTCAAAAATTAAAAATCTACACATCTGCTTCCATGGTTTTAAAGGCATCAACGAATGCACCATTAATAAGTCAGGAGTAAATGCTGAACATCACTCCTACCGATTTACAAACCCTATTTCAAACTTTGACCCTATTGATAGTGAAGTTTGCGATGGGTTAAAAATTGAACAAATCGCTACAATTAAAACAAAAAATTTAGGTTCGGAAATAGTTATTAGCTGGTAG
- a CDS encoding LacI family DNA-binding transcriptional regulator, whose product MRSVQVTIKDIARELGISPSTVSRALKDHPDISIETKKAVTELAEKLNYTPNSIALSLRQQKTNTIGVIIPEIIHFFFSTVISGIEDIAYDAGYSVIVSQSNESYDREVMDSKALFNNRVDGMLISLSRETTQFDHLKSLFDRGVPMVFFDRVTDAINCSKVVVDDFGGSFEATEHLINQGYKRIAHLSGPKSLTISEVRLEGYKAALAKHNIPYDEKLVMRDKASEDEQSAKKLTEQLLSGPNPPDSLFAINDIAALGAMMAAKEKGLKIPKDFGIVGFSNWRFTSLTEPPMTTVNQPGFEMGQEAARLLIKQIEAKNDEVIEPETVELKTNLVIRGSSVPK is encoded by the coding sequence ATGAGAAGCGTTCAGGTTACGATTAAAGATATTGCAAGAGAACTAGGTATTTCACCCTCCACAGTATCAAGAGCACTTAAAGATCATCCTGACATAAGTATCGAGACAAAGAAAGCAGTAACCGAACTGGCGGAAAAACTCAACTACACTCCCAATTCAATAGCGCTTAGCTTAAGACAGCAGAAAACCAATACTATTGGTGTTATTATTCCTGAGATTATTCACTTCTTCTTTTCAACCGTAATCAGTGGCATTGAAGACATTGCCTATGATGCCGGATATAGCGTTATCGTCTCACAATCGAATGAGTCGTACGACCGTGAAGTGATGGATTCAAAGGCACTCTTTAATAATCGGGTTGATGGCATGCTTATTTCTTTATCAAGAGAAACTACACAGTTCGACCACTTAAAAAGCTTATTCGATAGAGGAGTACCTATGGTGTTCTTCGATCGCGTAACCGATGCCATTAATTGCAGTAAAGTAGTGGTGGATGATTTTGGAGGAAGTTTTGAAGCAACAGAACATCTTATTAACCAAGGGTACAAACGCATCGCACACCTTTCAGGTCCTAAAAGCTTAACTATAAGTGAAGTACGCTTGGAAGGTTATAAAGCAGCTTTAGCAAAACATAATATCCCCTATGACGAAAAACTGGTAATGAGAGATAAAGCTTCTGAAGATGAGCAATCAGCCAAGAAATTAACAGAACAACTTCTTTCAGGGCCCAATCCCCCTGATAGTTTGTTTGCTATCAATGATATTGCTGCTTTAGGTGCTATGATGGCGGCAAAGGAAAAAGGATTGAAGATACCTAAAGACTTTGGTATTGTTGGATTTAGTAACTGGCGATTCACTTCTTTGACAGAACCACCAATGACCACTGTGAACCAACCAGGGTTTGAAATGGGTCAAGAGGCTGCCCGACTTTTGATCAAACAAATTGAAGCCAAAAACGATGAAGTAATTGAACCTGAAACAGTGGAGTTGAAAACTAATCTTGTGATAAGAGGTTCTTCAGTACCAAAATAG
- a CDS encoding SusC/RagA family TonB-linked outer membrane protein — protein MKYSLLFIVLFCLSTVTVRAQEIKVSGQVTETGSGGLPGVNVLVKGSTQGTVTDIDGNYTISVSPDATLVFSFIGYVTEEIQVGNQTNINVELVPDVQQLSEVIVVGYGTQRKVDVTGSISSLGASEIESKPLPSFESALTGKAAGVQVIQGSGIAGSAISVRVRGSTSISGSPEPLYVLDGVPITSGDLSRSGGKQIASNTNALASLNPNDIESIQVLKDAAAAAIYGSRASNGVVLITTKRGTSGKGKVDIGYYAGFNEETVRQDLLNSAEYVQLYQEAWENDGNVGPAPLPGGISREEALATDTDWQDEVLRKGFIQNFNASYSKGTDKYGLYANGTYKEDNSFLEGNTFKLLSGRVNFDYNITKDLKVSIGLNQVYSTNDRVPVGFAGGLGRAQGSALPIYPIREADGTLWDEVPFTNPLLDLRNDYRTTEHRTFANASVSYDLGQFVPGLSFKTDFGIDYLDQNEDQFRPGQGAALGNGDSRDVFVKNYTTNNTLTYNRILNTDHNFTFLLGQSYNYSRTDTKGFNVNNLEGKIDGRTKDEFDPASVTDFGRDLQEFSFLSYFARVNYKFRDKYLFAATMRADASSRFGENNLWGYFPSVSAGWIISEEDFLANNEILSFLKLRTAYGVTGNAEIGNYEEYGLFITNANYNNNQNLIRGIAPQRLDNPDLQWEETTTFDVGLEYGLFGDRIYGTLGYYIKNADNLVFNANVPSSSGFTNVLQNALEVEVKGFELSLTSRNLVGDFKWTTDLNFTTIDNTVKDLSGLPPQAFDSGDGGEIRLFEGEDFATFYLQRYVGPDPNNGRAIYLDINGNQTYTPDQVNDAVRAGSPFPDFFGGFTNTFSYKNFDLSVLFNFSVGFQIYNGEGPQQLAQIAGFNQRREILDRWTPDNRDAKYPALSLNTPFINSDLYLQDGDFLRLKNLQLGYNLPSDFLQKYKLSRARVFVQATNLLLFTEYDQGDPEVVRDNQNPLDRSLRASATYFTPPQARTITAGINVSF, from the coding sequence ATGAAGTATAGTTTACTTTTTATTGTGCTTTTCTGTCTCTCAACAGTCACAGTTAGGGCACAAGAAATCAAAGTTTCCGGTCAGGTGACGGAAACGGGAAGTGGAGGATTACCAGGCGTTAACGTTTTGGTAAAAGGATCCACTCAGGGAACAGTAACAGATATCGATGGAAATTACACAATCAGTGTTAGCCCAGATGCTACACTGGTTTTTTCATTTATAGGGTATGTTACTGAGGAAATTCAAGTAGGCAATCAGACAAACATTAACGTGGAGCTGGTGCCTGATGTTCAGCAGTTGAGTGAAGTAATTGTCGTTGGGTATGGTACTCAAAGAAAAGTAGACGTAACAGGCTCTATTTCTTCGCTTGGTGCGAGTGAAATAGAAAGTAAACCGTTACCAAGTTTTGAGTCTGCACTAACAGGTAAAGCTGCTGGTGTTCAGGTTATTCAAGGTAGTGGTATTGCCGGTTCTGCTATATCTGTCCGTGTAAGAGGTTCAACTTCCATTTCGGGTAGCCCTGAGCCACTTTATGTATTGGACGGTGTTCCAATTACTTCTGGAGATTTAAGTAGAAGTGGTGGTAAGCAGATAGCTTCCAACACAAATGCGTTGGCCAGTTTAAACCCAAATGATATTGAGTCAATCCAAGTGTTAAAGGATGCAGCAGCAGCTGCGATATATGGATCGCGAGCTTCTAATGGTGTTGTTTTAATAACAACCAAAAGAGGTACGTCAGGTAAAGGAAAAGTTGATATAGGTTACTATGCTGGTTTCAACGAGGAGACTGTTCGTCAGGACCTGTTGAATTCTGCAGAATATGTCCAACTGTATCAGGAGGCTTGGGAAAATGATGGAAATGTAGGACCTGCACCGTTACCAGGTGGAATATCTCGAGAAGAAGCTCTTGCTACTGACACTGATTGGCAAGATGAAGTTCTAAGAAAAGGATTCATCCAAAACTTTAATGCCAGTTATAGCAAAGGAACCGATAAATATGGATTGTATGCTAATGGTACTTACAAAGAAGATAACAGTTTCTTAGAAGGAAACACCTTTAAACTACTGAGTGGAAGGGTAAATTTTGATTATAATATAACTAAGGATTTGAAAGTATCTATTGGATTAAATCAGGTTTACAGTACGAATGATCGTGTACCTGTTGGTTTTGCCGGTGGTTTGGGCCGCGCACAAGGATCAGCCTTACCTATTTATCCAATAAGAGAGGCAGATGGTACATTGTGGGATGAAGTTCCTTTTACGAACCCATTACTAGATCTTAGAAACGATTACAGAACTACTGAGCACAGAACTTTTGCTAATGCATCAGTTTCTTATGATTTAGGACAGTTTGTTCCAGGGTTAAGTTTTAAAACTGATTTTGGTATAGACTATTTAGATCAAAATGAAGACCAATTTAGACCGGGCCAAGGTGCGGCATTAGGCAACGGTGATAGTAGAGATGTATTTGTGAAAAACTATACAACCAATAATACTCTTACTTACAACAGAATTTTAAATACCGATCACAATTTTACATTCCTATTAGGTCAGAGTTACAATTACTCAAGAACTGACACGAAAGGTTTTAATGTAAATAACCTCGAAGGCAAGATAGACGGTAGGACTAAAGATGAATTTGACCCTGCATCAGTTACTGATTTTGGAAGAGATCTTCAGGAATTTAGCTTCTTGTCATATTTCGCAAGAGTTAACTACAAATTCAGAGATAAATATTTATTCGCGGCAACCATGAGAGCTGATGCTTCATCAAGGTTTGGAGAGAACAACTTATGGGGATATTTCCCATCAGTTTCAGCTGGTTGGATTATCTCAGAAGAAGATTTTCTTGCTAATAATGAAATCTTAAGTTTCTTAAAGTTGAGAACTGCTTATGGTGTTACGGGTAACGCAGAAATTGGGAATTATGAAGAATATGGTTTGTTCATCACTAATGCCAACTACAACAATAATCAGAACTTAATAAGAGGAATTGCGCCACAAAGACTTGATAACCCTGACTTGCAGTGGGAAGAGACAACCACGTTTGATGTAGGGTTAGAATATGGTTTATTTGGAGATAGAATTTATGGTACACTTGGTTACTACATTAAAAATGCTGATAACCTTGTCTTTAATGCCAATGTTCCTTCTTCTTCAGGATTCACCAATGTTCTACAAAATGCATTGGAAGTTGAGGTGAAAGGATTTGAGTTAAGTTTAACGTCAAGAAACTTAGTTGGAGACTTTAAATGGACAACTGATCTTAATTTCACGACAATAGATAACACTGTAAAAGACCTTTCTGGGCTACCACCGCAGGCTTTTGATTCAGGTGATGGTGGTGAAATTAGACTATTTGAAGGGGAGGATTTTGCGACATTTTATTTGCAAAGGTATGTCGGTCCAGACCCTAACAATGGTAGAGCAATATATTTAGATATAAACGGTAATCAGACTTATACGCCAGATCAGGTAAATGATGCTGTTAGAGCAGGTTCTCCTTTCCCTGATTTCTTTGGTGGGTTTACAAACACTTTCTCATATAAAAACTTCGATCTAAGCGTGCTATTTAACTTCTCTGTTGGATTCCAAATCTATAATGGCGAGGGACCACAGCAATTAGCGCAAATAGCTGGCTTTAATCAAAGAAGAGAAATACTTGATAGATGGACACCTGATAACAGAGATGCTAAATATCCGGCATTATCACTCAATACACCGTTTATCAACTCTGATTTGTATTTGCAAGATGGAGACTTCTTAAGATTGAAGAATCTACAACTTGGGTACAACTTGCCTAGCGATTTCTTGCAGAAATATAAACTTTCAAGAGCAAGGGTATTTGTTCAGGCTACCAACTTGCTATTGTTCACTGAATATGACCAAGGAGATCCTGAAGTTGTTAGAGATAACCAAAATCCATTGGATAGAAGTTTAAGAGCGAGTGCTACATATTTTACTCCTCCACAAGCTAGAACAATAACTGCAGGTATAAATGTGTCATTCTAA